TTTTGACTCCTGGAGGCTACATTACAGAGAAGTTGGATAAAGAATGCTAACatcgagatttttttttaagactttGATAAATTAAGAAATGGAACTAAAAGTTGTAACAGTCATCTGTAGACAGGTTACAGAAAAGAGAATCTATGAGGGAAAAGCCTTAATCAAGACTAAATCCGCATAAGAAAATGCAATGCTAGCTAGGGAGTCCACAACAATGTTTCTCGTCCTTCTAGTATGAACAAGGCTTGAATTGTTTCTATATCCCAAGGGATACTTACAATCTTGAAGAATAGCATCAAAGTATGTACATTTATCCACACTTTCTTCCTTCTAAGCTAGAGAAAGTTCTTGGCAATCAATCTCAAAAATGAGGTTTAGGAGAAAGAGTTGTTGAGCTAGATGAATAGTCCATCTGAAAGCCATCACTTATGCAATTTTTGAAGCAAAACATTGGTGATTCACAAAAGTAGCTATTGTTAGTACATTTCCATGACAGTCTCAAAAGATGGCTTGCATCCCTGTGCCCTTTCCAACTTGAACTAAGAtgtcaaatttttctttgtaagtgCTTTCTAGTGGCAACTTCCAAGGTTCCACACTGGACTAAGATATTGTTGGTTGGATGTCACAAGTGGAATGCATTAAGAGAGCTTTGGCAAGAAGTTGTGGCACTGTTGTTTGTTTGTCTTGGAAGATCTACATGTTCCTACTACTCCAAGTGTTATAGAGGATCTCAAACAAAGTGGCATAATTATTACCATCAGAGAACTACATGAAGTTATTAAGCCAAGAAACAAATTAGGACTCCTCCTCCACCTCAATTCTAGTGGATAGAGGCAAGGCAAACCAAATTCTTCTAACCTACTAATACAAGAACAACGCATGTGTAACTATTTTTGAATAATTCCCACATCTCAGGCACATGGAGTCCACCCTAACCCCTTTAATGAACAAGTTTTTCTTCACTAGAAGGGCATTGTTGCTGGCTCTCCATGCAAGATGATTGCATTTAGGTAAAGTGTTGACCTTCCAAATTTGTTTCCATATATTTCTTGGAACATTGTTGGAAGAAGAGTAACTATTGTCCATACCTTCCATCTTCACCTTATATCCGAACTTCATTGAGATATACCCATAATGGTTAAGGTGCCAAATAAGCTTGACACTTTgtagaaacattaagaaaaaaagagctGGAGAACAACTTTTTGCATCAGATGAAGTATATGGAGACAAACAGGGTTAATCAGATGCTAAATTCTGTTTGTACTAGGGTTTACTACCCATATGCGGTGGTGGAAGGTACGTTGATGCCAAGCATTGTTAGATCCTAGAGGGACAGTCGAGTGGATCAAAAGGTGAATCTTTTGAGGATATGGAGGGACAAGTTGATGACTCTCCTTTAAGGGAGGGTTAAGTGGACCTTTTTTGTTCTTATGGGTGTCATGACTTCGGTGAGGCTCGAGCCTATAAGgctactatatatttttttttgtttttatgaatattttaagCTGGAATAATAGGGGAACTGGGAATAGGTGTGATAAATgcgaaatttgagttaatttgatagtcaattttggttAAGAATTATTgcaatttctttactttattgttgtttttaatgaaataataataaaattaatatctttgcagttttttattagcagaagttaaaagaagaatattttaagtgctttagaggaaaattgatgcaaaaaatgaaagaaaaaatcttgAAGAAAATTAGAAGAATTGGACAGTTCGCTTAGCGCGTGCTCACGCTAGGCGCGCAACccaggcttagcgcatgaaAAATCCCACAATGAAGCCCAAAGACATGCTTAGCACGAAAGCTCGCGCTAACCACGAAATCAACGTGAAAATTAAGCTACCAGAAGCCTATATAAGGAGGAGGAAGCAGAAGGGAAAGACACACAGAATCTTAGAGCTCTCAAGTGAAGAAATCTGAAGTTTGATCCTCTCCCTTGGgggaaaccctccttcttaGTCATTCCCCATTTTCTTGCTATTAGTCATCCAACCCCTTTTTCTATTAGTCTCTGaagtgtaaagtctctcatAATTATGACAGGTTAAACCCCTTATATTactgtttttcttaattattaaatgcaatttcaatttctattatCTCTTTTCTACTCTTCATCTTTATTGTGTGGTTTGGTCATCCATGCATTTGTTTTTAGGAGTTATACATTAGGAAATGGTAATGTCTAAAGAACTGGGAAAAGGTATCTCAACCATTCATTACTAGGGATAGAGTGACTTATTGTACCTTTGCATATATCTTCATGCTTAAtacaatttattattcaatCTTTGCGATGGAtttgggagaaaaaaataaataaattagactcTTTATCGTGAGGGATCAAGGTTGAGTGTCTTAGTAGATGTGGGTGGAAATTGGAAACAGTTAATAGGGAAAAACATTGATATCGCATCAAGGGTAGTTAGGCATGTTAGGCCCCAACATAATTGCATTATGAAGTCATCTTTTGCACTTatcttatttgttttattactattgccttttaaattaaatttctttctttcttcttatctttTGCTTACAAATTGGGTAAACAAAGTCTCTGTGGACTTGACACTCGATCTTTCGTTTtaatctttactacttgtgataaaattggtacacttgtcaaCCAGTTAACAAGGTGCTTCACCCCagccttaaaataattatgtaatgaGTCTGAGTGctcacttatattttttatggagaCCCATGAAGTAGGAAGCAAAACTCAAAAAGTCATTCATTCGTAAAGTGGGCTTTGGCCAATGCGAGATAGTGGATGCCAAAGGTCAGTTTTGAGACATTTGGTGTTTATACAATTCCAGTGTTTGAAAGGTGGAGGTCCtctttaaaatgttttagaCAATGCATGTGAGAGTCAGGTTTAGAAATGAAGAGCCTTGGTTCATAACTACAGTTTATGAGAGTCCTAGACCTAAAGAGAGGAAATAGTTGTGGAGTGAATTTATAGCCATTTCTCAACAACAAGTTTAGGGTTTGTGGTTTACTCTTGGGGATTTTAACACCATTCTCAAAGAGCATGAAAGAACAAGTGTTTTCACCGGAAGGAATAACACTGCCTCCAAAGAATTTTGGCAAGCCATACAAATAACGAGTTTGATTGACGTgagttttagtggatttccaCTCACTTGGCAATGAGGCACATTGATGGAAAGACTGAATCATATGTTAGTTATTGGcaactaaaatttcaaaatggacTTGTTGAGCATCTCATCCTGATGGGCTTTAACTATAGGCCCATTCTGTTGATCCCCAAGCCCATTTCTCTTGTAGATACTTCAAGAAGGGCTTTTCGTGTTTAGGCTTGTGGGTTGACCTACCCGAAGTTTCATGAGTTTGTGAAGCAAAATTGGATTCCAAGTGGGTCCACGTCTTCTCTTATATCCTCTTGTGCTACTAAGTTAAGGGATTAGAATAAAAGagtctttgaaaatatttttagtcgAGAAAAAAAGTTTGACTAGAAAACTTCAAGGTGTGGATTTAGCACCAAATCCTTTCATTTTAACACTTCAATGTGACTTGTGACTACAATTGAAAGATGttttatacaagaaaaaaatgttatggtATAAGAAGTcaaaatttaagtaaataaaatttggaaATAAAAACCTCAAATATTTTCATTGTACCACCGTGGTGTGTAGGAGgagaaattttatgaaaaaaattcaagactataaaattattaacagagtgtattaaataaaaaatgagactcacatttttttttataatttttaataaattataaaaaataaaaaaatatgcgaCTAACATTTCTATTTGTAAGAGAGGacaataattcaataaaatagataaaagtaATATGAAAATACACAACATTTAAGAAagcatttaaataaataattagcaaatattaataaaatgtgaaaataataaaatattaagagtggtataaatttcaacaattgaattttaaaaaagtaaaataaattacagtATATGTGGACAATGGATAATCCTAAACCCCGGCACAGAATGAAAATAGTTTCGTCGAATTCTAGCTTGAATATACACAAGTGCGTTAGGTAATCAGAAGTGTGAATTGGAGTGTATGGATTCAGAAGAATCAATCTGGAGAGGTCGATAAACATAAACTCCAATTGGTTTTGTTTTGTCGGCAATGAGGGTTCTGCAACTTGGATTGTTTCTTGCTCTGGCATCTGGATTCGCAGCCATTTCCATTTACATCACCGGCCTCTCAGATCCTTTTGTATGTATGTACGTATTTACTTATATCTTATTCAATCTGCATGACTTTTGTTCATCTGCCTTGAATCTAATTATAACGTAACCACACGCAGATCCCAGTTATCACCTCACAGATGAAGACACCCAAGCATTGCTTTCGCTGCACGACACTTTCCAGAAGTGTGTGGTGCGGTTTCACTCTGCTTCtatgcttttttattttgtttatttgccTTCTCCTTCAAACTATGCTATAACAGACAGTGTTGTTGCGTTGTTATAAATAGGGAATTAGGTAGATATCGTACTTAGTACTTTGTTGCTTTCaatgtgtttgttttctcaTGATTTCAACACTTTATACATCTCTTAGATCTTGTATTCTCAGTATGGATGATTCAACTGAGTtgctaattttgtgttttgtgCAGACTGCAAATGGACTTGGCCTAAAAGCAACCAGGGGCACAGATTATTGCCAAACCACAATAAGTTTCCCCAGTGACACCATCCCCAAATGGGTAAATATTCATTGAGCTGTTTGTTGTTCATTGTTCATTAAGGAAGAATAAGTGTTGCATATGcggttttataaaatattttaattatgataaccTACGAGCTGGGGGAAAATGGCTTCCTCCTATACTTCATCGCATGGCTTAAAAGTAGTTAAACAATTAGCCCATTTTTTAACATCTGGAGTTTTCTGTATTAACAGAGAGATCCCAAAACCGGTGAACTTGAAGCCCTGTCTTTTGATTTTAATCTATGTGAAGCTGTGGCTACATGGGAACAGGTAAGCAACTTGGTCTGTGTTTTTGTGATTGTGATTAGTCAGAAGTCTATCATTTCTGTCTTGTTATACACATCCAGATGCTTCTGATATCCTATTTAATAGATATTGCTATTAGACCCTGCAAATACATATTTTAGTATAACATAAGGCAGTTTAACTACCCTTGCCATCCTCCAAAGTCTACATTAATGTCAAGTTGTCAACtttcttttattagttttttttttttaattgtaaaaggaatttatgaTCTATGCTttacattttattgttatatgtcTTGAAATGATTTCTCAGGTGCGGAACAGTACCACTATACTCACCAAGGAATTCATTGATTCTTTACCAAATGGATGGGAGGAATATGCATGGCGTAGGATCAATAAAGGAATACAGCTGTAAGTAAATGTGCAACACAGTTTTACGGAACATCTAAGTAATTATGCAATAATGGTATACTCTAAGAATGACAGCCAAACTAAATtgcattttaattcatttattagaaaagaattatAGCGGTATGTTTTATATAGCTGGTTATAAACTTCAAGAAAGATTTTGAGAACTTAAAATGATCTGAAGTTTTTCTTTATCCAAAAATGCAATACTGAGCTTCGTGTCAAAAAATAGGCATATGATGTTTCTTGAATTAGGATACTCGGTCAGTTTGTCGGTCCTAAGGCACTTTTAATTATCTGTTAAGAAGCAAACTCGTGCTCTTGTAGAGGAGATGAAAACCATTTCTTGAGTTGTCTATTTCACTCTGCTCTAATTGCTAAATACAACACAAGCTTCTCAATGTAAAGCGTAGATATCATGTTCcatgtttaatatatatatatatatatatatatatatatatatatatatataattagttatgGTAGTAAAGTCAGTGGTTCTtgtttagaaggaaattgaagtTAGTGTAAAGTCTCATAGAATAGGATCTTTCTGCGTTGCAGCAACCACTGTGAGAACAAGACCTTGTGCATGGAGAAACTTTCACTGGTTCTCCCTGAAACACCGCCATACTTCCCAAGTCAGTTTAGGCGCTGTGCTGTTATTGGTAACTCAGGAGATctcttgaaaacaaaatttggaAATGAGATAGATGGTTATGAAGTTGTCATTAGAGAAAATGGTGCTCCAACACAGGTTTGTTGCTCAATAGGAtgtttcttatgttcttgttttATCCTTAAGACCTCAATCACTTAATATTACTTACGACTACAGAACTACACCGATTACGTGGGTAGGAAAAGCACATTTCGGCTTCTAAACCGAGGATCCGCCAAAGCACTGGATAAAGTTGTAGAGTTAGATGGTATTGCCACTTGTTATCTTATGAGTTCCACTTGCTGCAATGCGATTATGAATTACTGTAACCTGACTATAAATGCTGTTTCTGCAGAACAAAGAAAAGAAGTCTTGATAATAAAAACAACAGTTCATGACATCATGAATAAAATGATTCGGGTATATTTCCTTGTCAAGGGAAACCACCTTCTAAGCCCCTTACTTTGTATTTTAATGTCACACATTCTATGCAGCACTTGTAAAGCAAATAATTTTTGTCTTATGCAGGAGGTTCCTATAAAAAATCCTGTGTACCTCATGCTAGGTGCATCCTTTGGGTCAGCAGCAAAAGGAACTGGACTTAAAGCTCTTGAATTTGCTCTCTCTATGTGTGATTCAGTGGATATGTATGGTTTCACTGTAGATCCTGGTTATAAAGAATGGTATTATACTTTCTTTTGGCAATTAGTATCTCTGGTTAAATACTTCTTTCTTTGGAATATGGTAACCTGATCAAGAATCCCTATTTATTTTAGGACTAGATATTTCTCTGAATCCCGTCAAGGCCATACCCCGTTGCATGGTAGAGCTTATTACCAGATGATGGAGTGCTTGGGGGTAAGTAAATCATAGTTGTGGAGGTGATAGGTTCGAGTCATACTAATAGATTCCCTTTGGAAACAAAAGGAAATAGATTTTCCTCATTATTGGCTGATTATTGAAGGTGATagatttatgttaattattgaAGTTTCACACTTAGACTGTATAATTGATAAGCAAAAATGTATATTCCTTGTTGACTTTGTACTTAGTAGTACCAATATAATCATGGTTCTTGTTTTCCAAATCACTGATTTTGTCTATCTGCTCCCATTGTCAAGCTTATCAAAATTCATTCTCCCATGCGAGCTGATCTAAATCGTGTTGTAAAATGGGTTCCAAGCCACCATATTATAAGGGCTGCTAGAATTGCATCAGAGAAATTACTGAGgtaaatgattttgttttttgcatTCCCCCAACccctgtttttatttattttttaatcccgACACAATTTTGTATGGATTTTACCTTGGACCTtttgtatatatgtataattatagTAGCGAATCTCTTAATATCTCTTGGTTTGTGCACTATTAAGACaaagctaaagttgtgataaataaatagaatatttaGTAGTTTATTGTTGCCTTGTTGGTCTGCTCATGAGTAGAATGGTATTATTGGTCTTTGAACTGTTCTATCGGGAGACTGGAAAATACTGAAAGGTCATGACCCTTTTGTATAACTTCTTCATTTGGCATCAGTGGTACGGCCCTGCTAGTTCACTATTCTGAGTGCCCTCTGCCCTACTAATTCACTGTTCTATGAACCTTTAAATTATCTTTCCAATTGTGAAAGTCAGAGATACAAAATAGTTTACACTTTACTATTCTACGGGCATATAATATTGATCATCATATTCATCAGCACTTAATACTATCCCGCAATGGTTTTTCTGCATAGTGGacatgacattttatttattgttgttcaCTATTAATTGAGCTTAAAGTGAGTACAGATGAATTGCATCTGAGACTATTTGGAGACTctcaaatttatgatttttacagGAGAGTTGGAGCAGGATCTGAAGATCCACTGGCCGCATGTTCCATAATTA
This genomic interval from Glycine max cultivar Williams 82 chromosome 5, Glycine_max_v4.0, whole genome shotgun sequence contains the following:
- the STV2A gene encoding sialyltransferase-like protein, which produces MRVLQLGLFLALASGFAAISIYITGLSDPFVYPSYHLTDEDTQALLSLHDTFQKCVTANGLGLKATRGTDYCQTTISFPSDTIPKWRDPKTGELEALSFDFNLCEAVATWEQVRNSTTILTKEFIDSLPNGWEEYAWRRINKGIQLNHCENKTLCMEKLSLVLPETPPYFPSQFRRCAVIGNSGDLLKTKFGNEIDGYEVVIRENGAPTQNYTDYVGRKSTFRLLNRGSAKALDKVVELDEQRKEVLIIKTTVHDIMNKMIREVPIKNPVYLMLGASFGSAAKGTGLKALEFALSMCDSVDMYGFTVDPGYKEWTRYFSESRQGHTPLHGRAYYQMMECLGLIKIHSPMRADLNRVVKWVPSHHIIRAARIASEKLLRRVGAGSEDPLAACSIIKKQVKRNLNAVSKLRKAALDHLRYVKRTTMYPLEHSPGHGSLCTVPTD
- the STV2A gene encoding sialyltransferase-like protein isoform X1, yielding MRVLQLGLFLALASGFAAISIYITGLSDPFVYPSYHLTDEDTQALLSLHDTFQKCVTANGLGLKATRGTDYCQTTISFPSDTIPKWRDPKTGELEALSFDFNLCEAVATWEQVRNSTTILTKEFIDSLPNGWEEYAWRRINKGIQLNHCENKTLCMEKLSLVLPETPPYFPSQFRRCAVIGNSGDLLKTKFGNEIDGYEVVIRENGAPTQNYTDYVGRKSTFRLLNRGSAKALDKVVELDEQRKEVLIIKTTVHDIMNKMIRVYFLVKGNHLLSPLLCILMSHILCSTCKANNFCLMQEVPIKNPVYLMLGASFGSAAKGTGLKALEFALSMCDSVDMYGFTVDPGYKEWTRYFSESRQGHTPLHGRAYYQMMECLGLIKIHSPMRADLNRVVKWVPSHHIIRAARIASEKLLRRVGAGSEDPLAACSIIKKQVKRNLNAVSKLRKAALDHLRYVKRTTMYPLEHSPGHGSLCTVPTD